TAAGGAAGGAGGTCGATCTTATTGATGAGCAACACCGCCGACTGGCGGAACATGAGCGGGTATTTGAGAGGTTTGTCGTCCCCTTCGGCCACGCTCAGGATCATCACCTTGTAGTGCTCGCCCAGGTTGAATTCGGCTGGGCAGACCAGGTTCCCCACATTCTCCACCACCAGCAGATCCACACCGTCCAGGGCCAAGGCGTCCAAGGCCGTCTGAATCATGTTGCCGTCCAGGTGACAGGCTCCGTCCGTGTTGATCTGCACCGCCTGAGCCCCCTTTCCGTGGATCCTTTCCGCGTCGCAGGACGACTGGATGTCGCCTTCGATGACGGCCAGCCCGTACCGGGCGCTCAAGGCTTCGATGGTTCGTTCCAGAAGCGAGGTCTTCCCCGCACCCGGCGAACTCATGAGGTTCAATGCGAGGATTCCAGCATCGTCGAATCGCCTGCGGTTGGTCGCCGCCAGCCTTTCATTCACTTCCAGAATGTTGCGGACGACAGGCACCTTGATTCCGCTCATCGGTTTCTCCGTCTTCGTCGGTTTCTCCTTCTATGGACATCAGCGTCATCTCCCGGCCGCTGACGAGATCCATGCCGGCAGGCACCAGACCACAGTCCGGGCACCGGTCGAAGAGGTCTTCCATCTCGAATCGTTCACCGCACAACGGGCAACGGGCCACCACCGGCACCGTTTCGATCTCCAGAACCGCCTCCGAAGCGACGGTTCCCTGCGCAACGGCTCCGAAGCAGAAGGTGAGCGCATCCGGCACCACCGCCGCCAACGCCCCGATCTGGAGGCGAACCCGATCCACGCGCGTCAGGCCATGGCGGCGGCTTTCGTCCATGACGATTTCCAGGAGGCTCTGGGCAATGGACATTT
This is a stretch of genomic DNA from Desulfoglaeba alkanexedens ALDC. It encodes these proteins:
- a CDS encoding hydrogenase maturation nickel metallochaperone HypA, whose protein sequence is MSIAQSLLEIVMDESRRHGLTRVDRVRLQIGALAAVVPDALTFCFGAVAQGTVASEAVLEIETVPVVARCPLCGERFEMEDLFDRCPDCGLVPAGMDLVSGREMTLMSIEGETDEDGETDERNQGACRPQHSGSE
- the hypB gene encoding hydrogenase nickel incorporation protein HypB gives rise to the protein MKVPVVRNILEVNERLAATNRRRFDDAGILALNLMSSPGAGKTSLLERTIEALSARYGLAVIEGDIQSSCDAERIHGKGAQAVQINTDGACHLDGNMIQTALDALALDGVDLLVVENVGNLVCPAEFNLGEHYKVMILSVAEGDDKPLKYPLMFRQSAVLLINKIDLLPYVDCDVAKIRERARQLNPDQEVFEVSCRTGEGLEAWFAWLEARIRETKAGDRLS